CCGGCGGTGGGGATGTCGACGCCCACGCCGGCGGCGATCTCGGGGAGCACGCCCATCGTCACGAACTCGGTGGTGCCGATGGCGAAGCCGCCGAGGGCGAGGGCGAGGACGGCGGCGACGACCCGCCGGGTACCGGTCGTGGCGACATCGGGCGGTGCGGTCACGTGGGAGGAGCAAGGCGGCCGGGTCAGGTCACATTCCCGGTGACCTGCCGGCACGGCCACGGCCCCGTCCAGAGGCTCGCCGCGAGCCCGGTGACGTGCTGGCACGGCCACGGCCCCGTCCAGAGGCTCGCCGCGAGCTCGGTGACGTGCTGGAACGGCCACCCTGCAGGGTCCCGCGCCGAGCCTGCGAGGCGTGGGGGGCAGGGTGGTCCTTCTTCAGTGCAGGCGCAGCGGTCCGCGCGGGCTGCGGCGCAGCCGGTGCAGGTGGGCGGCGACGACCGGGCGGTTGGGCGCGCCGGGCGGCAGCGCGTCCAGGCAGGCCTGCCACACGGCGACGTCGTCCTGGCACTCGGGCAGCCGCGTGTAGCGCAGCAGCAGCTCCGGGCGGCGGGCGGCGAGCACCGCGTGCCGCAGCGCGGTGCTGAGCCGGTGCCGGGCGGCGACCACCCCGGGGGCCGATGAGCGGGGCAGGAGGGCGCCGGGGTAGCGCTCCAGGGCCGGGCCGACGGCGCCGCGGGCCAGCAGCCGGCGCACCTGGTCCAGGTCGGTCTCCAGCGGGCCGGTCAGCCGGTAGGGGCGGGAGCCGAGCAGCTGGACGCCGACCAGCCGGCGCAGCCGGGACAGCTCGGCCCGGACTGTGACCGCCGCGGCGTCGCCGGCGTGCAGCTCGACGGCCAGCTGCTCGGCGGTGCGTCCCCCGCCGTCGGTCGCCGCCTCGGCCAGGAGCAGCAGCAGCTCGGAGTGGCGCAGGGACAGCTCCGCGGAGCCCGACGGCAGCACCAGCCGGGCGCGGTCGCGGCCGAGCACCGCCAGCCGCGGCGCCGGGCGGGCGGCGGGCCCGGGGGCCGGGCGGGCGGCGTCCTCCCGGTGCAGCCAGCGCAGCTCGGCCTCCACCGCGGCCACGGTGGCCCGCACCAGGGTGAGCACCTGCGGGCTGGCCACGTGGTCGCCGCCGGTGACGTCGATGGCGCCGAGCAGCACGCCGGTGACCGGGTGGTGCACCGGTGCGGCCGAGCAGCTCCACGGTTGCACCGGGCGCCGGTAGTGCTCGCTGCCGTAGATCTGCACGGCGTGGTCGAGGGCCAGCGCGGTGCCCGGGGCGTTGGTGCCGGCGACCTCCTCCGCCCACCGCGCTCCCTCGACGAAGTGCATCGTCTCCGCCCGG
This window of the Geodermatophilus sp. DSM 44513 genome carries:
- a CDS encoding GAF domain-containing protein, whose protein sequence is MTSVNPWIALPDGRPDPALPRRLRAAHEALVTRSERATPDAVRAVVWESWRRSLAGGVDPDGAAPPVDLLDDDLLAHRAAHPLAAVLPVIRRLLVQDAEADRMIVAVTDADGRMLWVEGDAALRRRAETMHFVEGARWAEEVAGTNAPGTALALDHAVQIYGSEHYRRPVQPWSCSAAPVHHPVTGVLLGAIDVTGGDHVASPQVLTLVRATVAAVEAELRWLHREDAARPAPGPAARPAPRLAVLGRDRARLVLPSGSAELSLRHSELLLLLAEAATDGGGRTAEQLAVELHAGDAAAVTVRAELSRLRRLVGVQLLGSRPYRLTGPLETDLDQVRRLLARGAVGPALERYPGALLPRSSAPGVVAARHRLSTALRHAVLAARRPELLLRYTRLPECQDDVAVWQACLDALPPGAPNRPVVAAHLHRLRRSPRGPLRLH